Below is a window of Komagataella phaffii GS115 chromosome 1, complete sequence DNA.
CGTTCTGTATAAGATTGCTATGTTTCCTATTGAAGTTCCCTCTTGGGATGAACCGTTAGAGAACCATCGCTCGACTTTCAGTTCCATTGGATCAGtattgaaaactttgaaccCATTCTCATGACACACGGCAAAACATGATTGATCTTGGTTGAATGAACAATTGAGCAGAGATTTTGGACTCGGGGGCTTCTTCGTGAGGGGCTGATGCGTATTCATAACGAGATGAGATGTGGAATAACTTGTTGCTGATTACTACTGGAGCGCGATAAGGACAAGAGATTATATAAGACAGGAAATGTATGTATAAAAAGTAAACTCTGGTGGAGCTCCAACCCGTTATCCTTGTTTTAATATCGCAGTTAATAAAGCTCGTAAAAACATGCTTGTAGTTCAGCAGACTAGGCCTTAATCATCTGCAAATccttcgtcttcttcatcactCCCTTCATGCAATCTTCGAACCAAAGCGTCTACATCTTGGTTTAACAGGTTTTCATATCCTATAGTCATGTTCAGACTTAACGCTTTGTTGAGTAGTTCTGAAGAAATGGTATCATTTGGAGATATAGACAATGCTATGTGTAAGGTCTGTATCGCTTGATCTATCTTGTTCATCTTGAGATAAATTAGTCCCATCGACGCATAGATGTTGGAGTCTTTACTATCGATCTTTCGAACGTTCTCAAAATACTCAAGTGCCGTTTGAAAGTTGCCCAGCTTACGGTTCACATGTGCTAAGTTTGAGTAGATTGAGTAATACAGTTTGGAATCAATTTTCAGGTTATGTGCTTGCTCTAACGAGCGATTAAACATGTGTTCAGCTTTAGAAAGCTCTCCTCGGTGGTAGTAAATGATTCCAAGCTCATTGAGCAACAATGGATCCCTATCACATATCAGCATGGAATTACTGAGATATTCATATGCAAGAGTTAAGTTATTCATTTGTAGGTACTGCATTCCCAAGAACAAGTATGGAAGGTAGGATCCTGGGAAAAGTCGGACGGCTGTGGAATAAGCACTAATAGCTTGTTCATGTTCGCCTTCAATGGCAAACGTATGAGCAAACCCTATCCAAGCTGGAGCAAAATTAGGCGCCAACATGGTAGATTTGCTAAAGAATATTCTTGATTCgttaatttttttgatggaaATATAGTATATTCCGATGCTTAGCCAAGTGATGTAGTGATTAGGGTGATATTCTGCTAATTGATGGGATACCAAAAACAGTTTGTTTTTTGCGTCCAATTCATAAAGACAACTTAAATATAGTGGTAGAGTGTTGAAGCTGAATTGGTTGTCCTTCAAAATCGTCTCGCATACTGTTAAACATGTATCGAACTTGCACTGCAAGAACAGTAGTTCAGCCTTTGCTAAATTCAAATCATTATTTCCTTTCAAATTGTATTCATCCTGCAGTTTTTGTTCATTTTCTaagaatttggaagaaTGAGCCAGTTTGTTCAATCTAGTTGAATATAGCAACTTCACTAACTCATCAGCCTGATCAAAGTTAATTTGCTCCAACAACTCCCATTCATCCTGGGGGCTTAAATAATTATTAGTAATTAGCTCATCAAATGCTTCGTAGCATTTGAAATCTGCCAAAACAGCTTCCCTGAAACAATCCTTAGCTCTATCAAAGTTATTCATATTCATATAGATTTTGCCCCGCAAATAGCACATAGAAGCCTCGAGTTTAATTCCTCCATCGGTATAGTTATCAATGTCcacatcttcaaaatctaCTGCATCTGTAACATCCTCGTCCATCTTGTAGGGGTTAAACTCTCCGACAACATCTAGTGCTTCATCCCATTCCTCCAGTGCTATTAGACATAATCCACAAAGATATTTGCATGATAAACTGTCTTCAAACTGATCTCCTCTCAACAGGTTTCTTGCCGTAAGAAAACTTCCTTGTTGATAGTGGACCTGTGCTAACCAGAATGCATCATTTGGGTCATTCGTTATGGACAATACTTTGTCCCCAATATACTGAGCAGTGTTATAATGATGTTGCATTAAAGCATCATGCCTCCACAGTCTTAGTTTATCAGCCAAGCTGAGCGGTTTTTTGGTTGTAGAAACTCCTGGAGCACCGGCCACGCCGCCACTAGTGCCTAAGAAGGAGACACCTTCGTCAATTTCTGGGTTAAATCCGTTGTTTGGATCAAACTTAGGTGTTGAGAAGGCCTTGTTAGAAACACTTCCACCGTTATTGCCCATTGGTCGACCAGTTACCTTTGAAGAGTTATTGGGTGTCAAAACTGCTCTTTTGTGGCTCATGGATGGCGATATTGTCATCATAGAGCTATTGTGTTGGGAATGGTTGTGAGACATTTACACAGGAGATCTATTTATCTTGGGCCTGATAACTGATGGTATGTCTTGGACGGTCGCGAAGATGATATTACATGTTTTCCTTCTACCTATCTATCTACAAACTTTTGGCACCTAGAACAATGTTGTCAATCAGTCTGGCTGTGCCGGTGGTTGCTCTAGGTACATGAACTGCAAGGCTTATGATAGTTGGTTTTGTCTTGTCTACCTTCTCTGAGGACTTGAGCTCGTCTAAAGTCTCGTATTCATTGACGCTGACATATTCCAGGTTCCATGATGCTTTAACTCCATTTGTGTACTCCTTCAATGTTTCAAGAACAGCTGATTCCAGATCCTCTGCAGTACAATCTTCTGTGTCATAAACTTCCTTTGCTGCCAAAAGTGATCGATAAATTTCAGAAGCTTTCATTTTAGTTTCCGATGATAAGTATTGGTTTCTGGAGCTCATTGCCAATCCTGATTTCTCCCTACAAGTCAAAATTACACGGATATTTGTTGGAATCAATAGATCCTTTACCATCCTCCTAACTACAATTGTTTGCTGGATATCCTTAGAACCAAAGTATGCATTGTTGGGATACACGATGTTGAAGAGTTTGCAAACGACAGTTGCCACACCGCGGAAAAACTGAGGTCGGAATTTGCCTTCTAATTGTTCACTGACTCCTAGCACTGTCACAAATGCCcccttttgaagagataCGTCTAACGGAATGCCGGATGGGTACATTTCTCGCACCGTTGGAACAAACACAACGATACTTTCACTGCCATCTAAACCCGCTAGTTGTTCCAAGTCGGCCTCCAAAGTGCGTGGGTAGGATTCTAGATCTTCCGTCGGTGCAAACTGGGACGGATTAACAAAGATAGACACAACTGTTTTGTCATTCTCGTTCAACGACTCTCGAACCAGTGTCAAATGACCTTCGTGAAGTGCACCCATAGTTGGAACAAAACCAACACTATGTCCATTAATGATCTGATTCAATCTCCAATCACGCACTTCTTGTATCGTACGGAATAGCTGGAAATTAGTCATTATCGTTGTGTGgggaaaaggaaaaagttttggaaataTTTTATAGTGGTCTCTCGCACGGAAGTTTCGCGATGTTTCTCCTTCTAAGCTCTTGCTACTCGGATTCCAGTGGCAGGAAGGAAACTCTAAGCTGGCCTCCCCTAGAAACTTTCGCTCGACACAtaattcaagtttttcacAGTTGACTTCTTATTGTTACTCCCAATTCATCGCCTTTCTATCCAAGAATGATGAGACAGTTCATTAGAAGACAGTCGACTATTGGCAAGTTGACGACGACTCCAAACAAGTTCAACTCCAAGTCCTCTGCGTTCAATCTGAAACCTAATCTTCCCAAAGGTTTATATCATCATCCAGCACCTACCATACCGACACCTTTGCAAACTCCACCTGTGTTTCTGCCTGAGCAAGATGTTAGGAAGAACAATAACCTATACAAGCTAAATTTTAGCattccaaaagaaaatattgaCGAAATGCCTCTTTTGAACGAGAccagagaaaagaaatatcaCATGAGCAAAGAGGATATTGCTAGAATGCAGCAACTAAGGGATGAAGGATACACAAGAAAGCAGTTGAAGGAAGAGTTTGGATGCTCAAATCTGTTCATATCACTTAGTACAAAGCCAGTTGGGAAAAGCTCTAAATAGAACACATTGTCTATTTCCAGCTCTGTATATAGTTAATGTACTCATTTAGTTCCAACCATTCATGATAAACCATGTTTATCTATAAATCACAAATTTTATTAGCAGCATGCTAGCCTAAGAACTGAAAAAAGGAAGACAAGTCAACAGACAATATCCAAACAGTTTGAACAACAATTCAACTTGTTTATCATTGACTGTTGCCATAATCTCCATATTGGTCATTCAAGTTGACCTTTTGTCTCATGATACGATTCTCTACTCTCTTGTCAAAAGAAACCAGCACGTCATTCAAGTTCAGCTCATCCTTCAACGTGTTCATCACCAATCCAAGTGCGATATTTACATGCCTATCCCTTTTTACATCATAGTAATCTAGCACCGAAACAAAAGACTTTGGACCCACTTTGTTGATTGTATAAAACTGATGATCTCTCCAATCAAAGATGTTGTTTATTGGCTCATACCACGTAATTCCATTCAGCTTTCCTTTCATTTCCATGCAAAGACTACTTCCATTTTCACTCTCGATTTCTTTTATGATCAATTCAACAGCGGGAAATTTGTTCTCTGGACTATCTCTCCAGCTTAGTGCTTTATACCTCTGTTTTAATATGCGATCGGTTTCATTACTAGTTTCTTCAGCTATTTCTGGCGGGGGTATCTTGTATGGGGTGACATTCTGTAGCTTTAGCAGGATTTTTTCGGTCATCGGTTTTTTGGAAGACTCAATCTTACTAGGCTTCTATTGACCTTCTTTTGAGCGATGTGTTAACAAAAATTTAAAACGTTTAAGTGATGTTAACGGCTGTCTTACTAattgaaagacaaaagaagGTGTCCGGCTTACAAAGGAAGGATTATGATGGGGTTTGCGCAGGGATTTTCTTTCCGCGCCTACGCTAACCCTACAGTTTTCAGATCATTGAAATCTGGCGCAGATTTGCCAGGCGCCGATCGACCTAGAAAGGTATAATTGGTGGATAAACGCAATTTTGCGCAATTTCACCGCACAAACTATCCATGACGATCTACCGCTCGTCTTTTGGCCCGCAAAAGTGAAGAAAAGGACACACCACACACCTCTTCTGGAAGGATTCTACGATCACATATCGAAACATTAATACTACTCGAAACCACTATTTTAAAGATGCCTCAATCTAAAAATCGGCTCAGCTGTTGAGTCTTTACGAGAAAATCAGTACATGGTAGTCATGTCACCCCATTACTATTAAGCAAGTTGACAGAAGACATTAGTCGTGTACTGGTCCAATATATTATTTTTCGATGTTTCGCGAAGATTATCATGGACAGTGTGTTCTTCCTTGTCAAACTCATTCTGCTGAACACCTCCAGTGAGATATAATATGACTCTAACCAGCCAGGAGGTTAACTATCTAATATGGCGATATTTCCAAGAGGTTGGGTTAGAGCTTTCGGCCTATGCCCTTGATGATGAGACGAAAATTCACGAATTGGATGAATTATATAAGAATAAAATTCCAATTGGAAGTTTAGTTAACTTCATCCAGAAGGGAATTCTTTACACAATGAAAGAAGGTGAAGTGCTGGAGTCTAAGAGCAGTTTGCACGAGTTTGCAAAAGAACTGAATCTATTAAGCTCTATAAAACACACAAACACAGAAATAGTTCCACCGTCAACTAATACGACTGACAACAACAGCTGTTTTACCCGAGTGTTGAAAAGCTTATTTACATATCCCTCGTCGATGCATAGCTCCTTCAACCCCTCTTCAGAGAAAGTTTTGGCTTGGGGTGAAAGGAAAAGTAAAAGTGTCATATGTGTGATAAACGATCAATCTCAAATAAAGATTGATGTTGAGCATTATGTTAtagagaatgaaaaaggTAATGATATCACACTTGTTTCATGGTCTCGTTTGGGTGATTCACTGTTAACATGTTGTGAAAATGGCGAGATCAGAATGTGGGAAGCTGACGGCAAGATAAAGATGGTTTTGCATAACCATGCATCGCCTATTGTGCATGTGTCATGGTCACCAGATTCTCGTTCATTCCTCACTTTAGATAGCGATAATGTTGTCATCATATGGGATTCATTCACCGGCAAAGCTCGCCAAGTTTTGGATGCTGGTCTCAAAGATAGAGTATTAGGGCTGGATACCGTGTGGATCGACGAATCCAAGGTTGTTGTTCCTGGACTAAAGAACTCAATtcatatttttcaagtatcAGAGAAAGAGCCTGTGGGAACACTATATGGTCATTCCAACACAATCACAAGCTTAGCATATTACAAAGAATTGCATCTTCTTGCATCTGGCTCAGATGACAACGATATTAGAATATGGCGAAGCAATTCGTTAAACTCCGCCCAATTGTTGCAAGGTCATACCCAGCCTATCTTGTCACTTGATTGGCTTCCcacaaatgaaaaatttaaGAACCCAGATCTCTCCAAGCTAGTAATTTTAATATCAACCTCAATGGATGGCTCCATTAGAGTTTGGGATGTCTACAAAGGTGATACTGTAATGTTCTCTTTAAATGAAAATGGGGTGCCGTTTGTTTGCAGCAAGATTTCTCCTGACAAAACTAAGATTGTTACTGGTGACTTGGATGGGAGCATAAAGATATGGTCCATTAACtatcaaagtttggaaCAATTCCTATCTGAACATAAACTTGATGCATCCAACACTGGTACCAACattcaatcaattgaatgTGTGGCCGAATACGAACCTAATacttccaagaaagaagagcCAGATGAGAACGATATACTCATCGACGACGATGTAGACGAAAAACAACAAAGTGGAAACGATTTAGAGGACGACAAACAGATATTTATTACCAGTTTATCGTGGAACAAGAATGGTTCCTTACTTTCAGTATCGTATTCCAATATTGACAGTGTTGTCATCAAGGTAGACCAGTTATAAATTGGGGATAAATATTTGTATATTAGATGGTTCTGTGTATCACTAGTTTATAGAAGAGTTATACTTCTTTCGTTTGGCCCAGGCATACTTTATGCTTTTGGTAACTCCCGCTGTAGCAATTCCCTTGACACTTTGTAGAAAAGCAGGTTTGTATATGGtctccttcaaagcttGGTAAAGATTGtgtttcaagttttcatCTTCGGCAATTTTTAAAGGAAACGAAGATTTACATTTTATGTTATTTGAGATGTACTCGTAATCCTGGATAGGTAACTTTGATAGATCAGAATTACTGATCGTTTGAAGCTCAATGAAAGAAAGGTCTGAAAGTTCAGGTGCTACCACATTTTCAATAGGATTAAGTAATTTTTGAGCAATAATATCTTCagaaaattcttttgagtATTTGTCAGCATACTTGGCGtaaatcttctttctgaaTGATTTTGGTAAATCTACAATCATTCTTGACTGGGCGTCGGTGGATAAATTAACTTTAAACGTAGAGTCAGTTTCGAATTGGACGACATCTGCGAAATAGCTTC
It encodes the following:
- a CDS encoding Subunit of the anaphase-promoting complex/cyclosome (APC/C) — protein: MSHNHSQHNSSMMTISPSMSHKRAVLTPNNSSKVTGRPMGNNGGSVSNKAFSTPKFDPNNGFNPEIDEGVSFLGTSGGVAGAPGVSTTKKPLSLADKLRLWRHDALMQHHYNTAQYIGDKVLSITNDPNDAFWLAQVHYQQGSFLTARNLLRGDQFEDSLSCKYLCGLCLIALEEWDEALDVVGEFNPYKMDEDVTDAVDFEDVDIDNYTDGGIKLEASMCYLRGKIYMNMNNFDRAKDCFREAVLADFKCYEAFDELITNNYLSPQDEWELLEQINFDQADELVKLLYSTRLNKLAHSSKFLENEQKLQDEYNLKGNNDLNLAKAELLFLQCKFDTCLTVCETILKDNQFSFNTLPLYLSCLYELDAKNKLFLVSHQLAEYHPNHYITWLSIGIYYISIKKINESRIFFSKSTMLAPNFAPAWIGFAHTFAIEGEHEQAISAYSTAVRLFPGSYLPYLFLGMQYLQMNNLTLAYEYLSNSMLICDRDPLLLNELGIIYYHRGELSKAEHMFNRSLEQAHNLKIDSKLYYSIYSNLAHVNRKLGNFQTALEYFENVRKIDSKDSNIYASMGLIYLKMNKIDQAIQTLHIALSISPNDTISSELLNKALSLNMTIGYENLLNQDVDALVRRLHEGSDEEDEGFADD
- a CDS encoding Pantothenate synthase, also known as pantoate-beta-alanine ligase, whose amino-acid sequence is MTNFQLFRTIQEVRDWRLNQIINGHSVGFVPTMGALHEGHLTLVRESLNENDKTVVSIFVNPSQFAPTEDLESYPRTLEADLEQLAGLDGSESIVVFVPTVREMYPSGIPLDVSLQKGAFVTVLGVSEQLEGKFRPQFFRGVATVVCKLFNIVYPNNAYFGSKDIQQTIVVRRMVKDLLIPTNIRVILTCREKSGLAMSSRNQYLSSETKMKASEIYRSLLAAKEVYDTEDCTAEDLESAVLETLKEYTNGVKASWNLEYVSVNEYETLDELKSSEKVDKTKPTIISLAVHVPRATTGTARLIDNIVLGAKSL
- a CDS encoding WD40 repeat-containing subunit of the Set3C histone deacetylase complex, coding for MTLTSQEVNYLIWRYFQEVGLELSAYALDDETKIHELDELYKNKIPIGSLVNFIQKGILYTMKEGEVLESKSSLHEFAKELNLLSSIKHTNTEIVPPSTNTTDNNSCFTRVLKSLFTYPSSMHSSFNPSSEKVLAWGERKSKSVICVINDQSQIKIDVEHYVIENEKGNDITLVSWSRLGDSLLTCCENGEIRMWEADGKIKMVLHNHASPIVHVSWSPDSRSFLTLDSDNVVIIWDSFTGKARQVLDAGLKDRVLGLDTVWIDESKVVVPGLKNSIHIFQVSEKEPVGTLYGHSNTITSLAYYKELHLLASGSDDNDIRIWRSNSLNSAQLLQGHTQPILSLDWLPTNEKFKNPDLSKLVILISTSMDGSIRVWDVYKGDTVMFSLNENGVPFVCSKISPDKTKIVTGDLDGSIKIWSINYQSLEQFLSEHKLDASNTGTNIQSIECVAEYEPNTSKKEEPDENDILIDDDVDEKQQSGNDLEDDKQIFITSLSWNKNGSLLSVSYSNIDSVVIKVDQL